CCCAGCTTCCCCAGCGGCATCCGGACGCCGGCGAGCAGCTCCAGCGAGCCCGGCTGGCGGGTGAGTGGCACGGTGCCGCGCACGTTGAGCTCTCCGCGCAGCCCGCTGCCCGTGGTGGCCAGCACCGCGCCCAGGCGCAGCTCGTTGCCCACCTCGTCCTGGACGTTCTCGTCCGCGATGAGGGTGGCGGTGGGCCGCACCAGCGCGCCCGCCTCCACGCCGGCACGGAGCAGGCCGAAGCGCCGGCCCACCATCACCTTCGGCGAGAAGCGGAAGGTGGTGTCGCGCGAGAGTGCCTCCGCGCTGCCCACGGGAAGGCCCACGCCCAGCTCGACGGCCAGGTCCACCGGGTTCTCCCGCCGCTGAGAGAGCAGCCCCACCCGCACGTGCGCCGAGGGCGTGGACAGGCCCATCACCGCGGGTGCCGCGAGGCCCCGGCCGCTGAGGTCATCCCCTTGTTGCCACACCACCATGGGCAACTGGGCGCCGAGCTCCAGCCACCGCAGCGGAGCCCAGGCCACCAGCAGGTGCGCCGTGGCCCGGTGCCCCACCAGCGCGCCCACCGGGCTGCCGTCCGCGTACAACACCAATGGATCCTTCTCGTAATGCCCCAGCAGCGAGAGGCGGAAGCCGCCCGCGGGCAGCAGCTCGCCGGTGCCCATCACCAGCGAGCCGCGCGCATTGGGGTTCAACTCCAGACGCTCCAGCTCGAAGCCCGGCACGCCCGCGGGCTGGGCGAGCGCGGCCGAGGCGAGCAACAAGGTTGCGACGGCGGATAGACGCACGTGGCTCATGGGCCCTCCGTATCAACTTGTAGCCCGCTGGCAATGAAACGTCGCTCGCCCGGCCTCCGAGCCCGGAGGACCCTGCTCAGAACTTCACGCCGATAGAGGAGCGCAGTTGCGTGTCGAACCGCGACACTGTAGCGGGCGGGGCCGCGTCGTACGTGAGGACGAAGCCCATGCTGAAGATGAAGCGTTTGTTGGGCTCCACCGTCAACAGCGTCTCGTTGAGCACCCGCACGTCCCGCCACTGTGTCAGCCGCGGCTGCACGTACAGCGTCTCCACCAGGCTCATGTTCTCCATCAACCTCACCCGGCCCATCACGTAGCTGCTCAGCCGCGGGTCCAACCGCTCCTGGCCCGCGTCCGGCTCGCCGTCATTGCGCAGCTGCTCGTACTCCAGCATCACCGCCGCGCCGAGCACGAGCGAGCCCGCCTCCGTGCTCCACAGCGTGAAGCGCGGCCCCGCTCCCGCCAGGCCTCGCAGCCGCAGCCGCCGGAAGGCATCCAGCTCGTGCTGCAGGAACGTCTCTGCCGCCAGCCACTCCGTGAAGCGGTAGCGGTAGCGCACGTGCTCCAGGAAGCGGCTGACGATGAGCGTGTCCTGGGCATAGCCGTACTCGCCCCGCACCACCCCCAGCACCGTGTGCTTCTCCGTGCGCCACTGGCCCATCACCGCGCCGCGCACCACCAGCAGCTCCGTGCTGCCCGTGCGCCAGTCCAGCGACAGCTCCGCGCCTCCCGACACCCCCAGGGGCGAGGTCGCCTCGTCGAAGAGCGCCTGCACGTTGACGATCTGCGCCGCCGCCTCCACCGACGTCAGCAGCACCAGGGCGAGCAGCCATGCGCCCACCCACCCGCGCTGCCAGCGGGGGGCGACGAATCCAATGAGCAGGGGAGGGGGCACCATCATTCGCCCCGGAGTCAATCAGAAGACCCCGGGGAGGTGGAGGGGCCCGTTGGCCTTCGGGCCCCCGCTACGGCGACAGCAGGGCCTCGAGCCCCGGTGTCTCCCGCGAGAGCGTGGCGAGCTGGGCCTGGGACAGCCGGAGCCCACGCAGCTCCTGCTTCAGGTCTCCCCGCAGCAGCTCGGGGTAGCGCGCCTCCGGCTCGGACACGTCCTCGCCCTCGGCCCGCGCGCTCGTGAGGGCCGCGCGCAGGTGGAAGGCCATCAGGAAGCGGGCGAGCTTCTCCACCCGCTCCTGTTCGAGTCCGAGCTCACCGCCCAGCCGCTGCGCGGCCTGCAGCGCCATCTTCTCGTCGACCCGGAAGTTGCGCCGGGTGGACGTGACGGGGAGGGGCCGGGCCCGCTCCACCCGGGGCGTGGGCGCTCCGGGCGCACCCGCCTCGAGCGAGGCCAGGCGTGTCTCCAGACGGTACACGTGGACTCCGAGCAGCCCTCCCACGGCGAGGAGCGCGACGGCGGCCAGCATCCAGACGGGGCGGCGTGGATTCATCGGGTCCTCCGGCTCAGTTGCCCGCCACGAAGTCGATCCGCAGGAACTGCCCCCAGTCATCGCCGAAGGCGCCCGGGTCGGTCCGCGTCACCACGAGCTCGAACCCCGTCTCCGTCACGTTGCGCGTGGTGAGGTTGTACGTGTCCGCGCAGTTCCCGCACTCGCTCCGCGGCGTGACCTGGAGCGTCGGCGGCGAGGAGAACGCCGTGGGGAAGGGAAGCCAGTAGGTGTAGTTGCACTGGACGATCGGGTAGCCGCCGCAGCTGCGAGGCGGGTTCAGCACGAGCGTGCCCATCTGCACCTGGTTGAGCGGAGTGCCGCCGCCCACCTGGAGGGAGCCGACGCTCGCCCTTCCGGAGATCCACAGCCGGCCTTCCTGCGGCGCGCTGTCCTGGTTCTGGATGTAGTGGCCGCTGCCGGAGGGCACATCCCCACCGGACAGCGGGCTGCTGGTCCATCCGGAGCCGGTGCTGCGCAGCACGTTGCCCTCCGCGCCCGGAGCGGAGAGGCCCGTACCGCCGTTCCCGGCCGGCAGGACGCCACCCACATCGCCCTCCAGGGACACCGGGCCCCAGCCGGGCGTCTCACCTCCGTGCAGCACCCGCGACGGGGCGCCGGGAGGCAGCGCGCTCCAGCGGGAGCCATCCGAATAGAGGAGCTGTCCCGCCGCGCCCGGAGCGGGCGGCAGCCGCGCATCCGAGCCTTCCGTGACCGTGCCCGGGCCCGTGCCGAACACCACCGAGAAGGTGGCCGCGCCCTGGCCGTTGTAGCTGCCGCCCTGGAGTCCGGCTCCCGCCGTCAGGGACGAGGGCGTGGTGGGCACCCACTGGCTCCCATCGAAGCGCCATTCCTGCCCGGTGCCCGGCGTGGTGTTGGACACGGGGACGTTCTGGATCGCCACGACGCGCGTGGACTCCTGCCTGCCGGTCACATCCCCGCGCAGCTCGCCCTTGAAGCGCAGCGCCTCCTCGGCATGCTTCGCCCAGGCCGCGCTGGCCACCGGCATGAACCGCTGATCCGTCAGCGGCACGTAGTCCTTGCCGGCCCGCACGTAGAGCACGACGCGCAGGTCCGGTGCCGTCAGGACATTGTGGGGCCCCGGGTCGAGGTAGCGCTGCGCGAAGTCCGTCGGGGCGCCGCCCTCCTCGCGGTTGCCCGTCGCGTAGATGAGGAGCTCGCTGCCATTCTTCAGGGCGTAGAAGCGGCCGAACTCGGAGAACAGGAGCGAGCCCGAGGCCTCTTCCCCGGGCGTGCCGCCGCTGCGCCAGTCGAGCCGGCCCTCGAACCAGCCGTCGAGCGACTTGCACAGACGCTCCTGCTCGTCACGGCTGTTTCCCGCATCCTTCGCCGAGCACTGGAGGCGGAGGCTGACCGCGCTCGGGTTGGACTCCGCTCGCGCGGCGAGGGGGAGGGCCATCAACGCACAGGTCGTGAGAAGGGGCAGTTTCGAGGGCATGAACTCTCTCCATCGAGGGGGGGCAACCGGTCCGCGAGTACGAACCGGCGCGAAGGTGGAGAGCGCCTCCCGGCGGGGCAAGGGAACCGCCAGGGACGTGACAGCCCGGGTTTACAGAACAGGACCGTTGCTTGCCCCCAGGTGTCGCCTGGCGGGGTATGACTTCGGGACCGCCCACGCACGGGTGGAGGAGGGCGCTGCGTGTTCGAGCTCGAACAGGTGTCCAGGCGTTTCGGCGGCACGCAGGCCCTGCACCCGTTGGACCTGCGGGTGCCGGAAGGGCGCACCACCGTCCTGCTCGGCCCGAGCGGCTGTGGCAAGTCCACGCTCCTGCGCTTGATGAACGGGCTGCTCCGGCCCGACACCGGCCGCGTCCTCTTCCGCGGCCAGCCCCTGCGCGACGAGGACCTGCTCACCGTCCGCCAGCGGATGGGCTACGCGCTCCAGGGAGGTGGGCTCTTCCCGCACCTCACCGCCGAGGGCAATACCACCCTCATGGCCCGCTACCTGAAGTGGCCCCCGGAGCGTGTGAAGGCCCGCCTGCACGAGCTCGTGGAGCTCACCCGGTTTCCGCGGGACGCCCTCGGCCGCTTCCCCGGCCAGCTCTCCGGGGGACAGCGCCAGCGCGTCAGCCTCATGCGGGCGTTGATGCTCGACCCGGACGTGCTCCTGCTCGACGAGCCGCTCGGCGCGTTGGACCCGATGATCCGCTACGAGCTGCAGGGAGACCTGCGCGACATCTTCGCCCGGCTCGGCAAGACGGTGGTGCTCGTCACCCATGACCTCGGCGAGGGCGCCTTCCTCGGTGACCAGGTGGTGCTGATGCGCGAGGGCCGCATCGTGCAGCGGGGCCCGCTCGCCGAGCTGGAGCGCGCTCCCGCGGACCCCTTCGTCACCCGTTTCTTCCAGGCGCAGCGTCTGCCTTTCCCGGGTGGCCAGGCATGAGGGCCCTCGCCGCCGCCGCTGTCTGGCTCGTGCTCGCCGCGTGCGCGGGTGCGCCTCCGGAGGGCACCGCCGTGCGCGTGGGCTCCAAGAAGTTCACCGAGTCCGTCATCCTCGGCGACATGGTGACGCAGCTGGCGCGGAGCACCGGCGCGCGGGCCGAGCACCGGCGCGAGCTCGGCGGCACCCAGGTGCTCTGGCAGGCCCTGCGGCGTGGGGAGCTCGACCTCTACCCGGAGTACACGGGCACCCTGCGCCAGGAGCTCTTCGCCGGCCGCGCGCTGCCCGATGACGAGTCCCTGCGCCAGGCGCTCGCGGCCGAGGGCCTGCGCATGAGCGCGCCCCTGGGCTTCAACGACACCTATGCCCTGGGCATGAAGGAGGCCGAGGCCGAGCGGTTGGGCATCCGGACGCTCTCGGACCTGCGCGAGCACCCGGAGCTGCGTTTCGGTTTCAGCAACGAGTTCATGGACCGGGGCGATGGCTGGCCCGCCCTGCGCTCCCGCTACGCGCTGCCCCAGCGGGAGGTGCGCGGGCTCGACCATGACCTGGCCTACCGGGGCCTGGAGAGCGGGGCCATTCAAGTGACGGACCTGTACTCCACGGATGCGGAGATCGCGTACTACGGGCTGCGCGTCCTCGAGGACGACCTGCGCCACTTCCCCGCGTACGACGCGGTGCTGCTCTACCGGGAGGACCTGGCCGGACGGGCCCCGGAGGTGGTGACGGCGCTCGGGCGGCTGGAGGGCCGCATCTCGGAGCGGGAGATGGTGGAGCTCAACGCACGGGCGAAGCTCCAGCGTGTGCCCGAGCCCCAGGTCGCCGCCGCGTTCCTGGAGCGCGAGCTCGGGCTCACGGTGACGGTGCGCGGCGACAGCCTGGGGGCGAGCCTGTGGCTCCATACGCGCGAGCACCTGTTCCTCGTGGGCCTGTCGCTGCTGGCGGCGATTGCCGTGGCGGTGCCGCTGGGCGTGCTGGTGGCGCGCAGGCCGAGGCTGGGACAGGGCGTGCTCGCGCTGGCCGGCATCATCCAGACGGTGCCCTCGCTGGCGCTGCTGGTGTTCATGATTCCGCTGCTGGGCATTGGCGCGCGTCCGGCCATCGTGGCGCTGTTCCTCTACAGCCTGCTGCCCATCCTCCGGAACACCGCGGCCGGGCTCACCGGGATTGCTCCCGAGGTGCGTGAGTCCGCCGAGGCCCTTGGCCTGCCACCGGGCGCGCGGCTGCGGCTGGTGGAACTGCCCATGGCCGCGCCGTCGATCCTCGCGGGCATCCAGACTTCCGCCGTCATCAACGTGGGCACCGCCACGCTGGGGGCGCTCATCGGGGCCGGGGGCTATGGACAGCCCATCCTCACCGGCATCCGGCTGGATGACACCTCGCTCATCCTCCAGGGGGCCGTGCCCGCCGCCGTGCTCGCGCTGCTCGTCAGCGGCCTGTTCGAGCTCATCGAGCGGCTCGTGGTGCCCCGGGGGCTGCGCCTCTAGGGGCCGTGCCATTTCACGGGTAGACTGGAGCAGGTCCCCCCATGCGCCTGCCGCGTATCTCCTCCTGGCCCGTCGCCCTCAAGCTGTCGCTCGCCTTCCTGGCCGCCGCGCTGCTGCCCATGGAGCTGACGGCCGCGTACAACCTCCACAAGTCCCTGGAGAGTGTGCGGCACTCCACCCTCCTCAACCTCGCGCTGTTCGCCGGAACCACCGCCGCCCGGCTCGATCAGCTCGTCACCGATACCGGCCGCACCGTCGCCCAGATCTCCACCGACATGGAGGTGGAGTCCTTCCTCTCCAATCCCCAGCCGGATTCCGTGGCCCGCGCCTCCGTGCAGCGGACCCTCCAGAACGTCGTGGGCTCCAACCCCGACATCTTCTCCGTCTTCCTGCTCGACAAGGCCGGTACCTGCCTCGCCTCGACGAACCGGGACAACGTTGGCCAGGACTACTCCTTCCGCAGCTACCACCGGGAAGCCCTCGCGCACGGCTCGCATGTCTCGGAACTCCTCACCGGCAGCACGACCAAGGAGCCCGGCATCTTCTTCTCCCGGACCGTGCACGACGGCACGGGGGCGCTCCTGGGCGTGGTCGTGCTCAAGCTCCGCGGCGAGTCGCTGGCCGACATGGTGGGCGCCCTTCGCCCGGGCGAGGATGGCCACGGTTTCGTCGTCGACGAGTACGGTGTCATCATCGGCCACACCAACCGCGACCTGCGGTTCCGCAGTCTCACCTCCCTCTCTCCCGAGGTGCTGAAGCTGCCCGTCTTCGACCGGCGCTTCTCGTCCGTGGGCATCGAGACCATCCAGGCGCTCGGGTGGGACGAGCTGGGACGCACGATGATCCGCGCGGCCGAGCCGGGCCACACGCGTTACACGGATGCCCAGGGGGAGGGGCACATCGTCGGGTTCGCCCCCATGAAGACCCGGCCGTGGACCGTGGGCTTCGAGCTGCCCGAGGCGCAGTTCTCCCTCCCCCTCTTCTCCCTCATGCGCAGCGCCCTGGTGAGTGTGCTGCTCGTGAGCCTCGGGGTGTCCCTCCTCTCCCTGCGCCTGGTCCGCGGTCTCGTGCGGCCCGTGCTCGACCTCACCCGCGCCGCGCGCGCCGTACAGCGGGGAGACTTCGCCTCGCCCCGGGTGGCCGTCCGCACCGAGGACGAGCTCGGCGTGCTCGCCAGCTCCTTCAACACCATGGTGGCGGGGCTCGCCGAGCGGGAGCGCGAGCGGGACATCTTCGGACGCGTGGTGTCTCCCGAGGTGCGCGAGAAGCTGCTCGGCGGCGAGCTGCGCCTGGGCGGTGAGACGCGCAACGTGGCCGTGCTCTTCTCCGATATCCGGGGCTTTTCCTCCCTGTCCGAACGGATGGATCCCCAGGGCGTGGTGGCGCTCCTCAACGAGTACCTCACCGAGATGGCCGAGGCCGTGCGCCCCTACCAGGGCTACATCAACAATTTCATCGGCGACGCCATCGTGGTCATCTTCGGGGCTCCGCTGGTGCAGCCGGACATCGAGCGGCGCGCGGTGCGGGCGGCCCTGGCGATGCAGACACGGCTGGCGGCGCTCAACGCGCGGCGCAGGGCACGGGGAGACTTCCCCATCGAGACGGGCATCGGCATCTGCGCGGGCGAGGTGGTGGCCGGGCAGATCGGCTCGCCCGAGCGGCTGCTCTACACCGTCATCGGCGACACGGTGAACGTGGCGGCCCGGCTGGAGGCCCTCACCAGGGACTACCCCCAGCACTCCATCCTGGTGAACCCGGCCGTGGTGCGGGCGGTGCGCGACGAGCCCGGGCTGCGCATCGAGAGCCTGGGCCCCATCCGGTTGAAGGGCCGCGCCGAGCCGGTCGACGTGTCCGCCCTGCATGCGGAGGACTCGGGCACGGGCACCCCCCCTGAACGGCTGTCGGGCTGAGCCCCTATCCCCTCGCCCTTCGGGAGAGGGACAGGGTGAGGGTTCCCGGGCCCGTTCTTCAACCCGTGGCTCGCAGTGTGGACAGGGTGTTCAACCCGGGATGCGTGGCACCCTCACCCCGTCCCTCTCCCGGGGGGCGAGGGGAAAGAGGCGCCTGTTTGTTTCAGACGGTGCGCCGGGTCCGCTGCCGCCGGGCCGCCATCACCGCCAGCACCAGCACGAGCAGTGGCACGCCCAGCACCACGGGCCACAGCCAGAGTGGCGGCGCCGCCTGCACCACCGCGCGCAGCTCCGCGCCATTGCCCGTCGCGTCCACCAGGTCCACCAGGCTGTACTTCCACTCCACCGTGTCCTTCTTCTCGTTGAGCGTGCCGTTCGTCTCCGGAATGGCCTGTCCGTGCACGCGGACGACGTAGAAGTGGTTGCCCAGCAGCGCCCGCGCCATCTGCGTCCCGAAGTCCTTGGCCATCCGGTCGGTGGAGTCGTTCGTGCCGTCCGGAGAGCCGGGCGCGTTCTTCGGCTCGCCGAAGCGCTGGACGAAGACGTACTCGCCGAACCCGCGGCGTTCGATCTGGAAGCCCACGTCCGCCTTGCTCTTGCCCTGCTTCGCCTGCCTCGCCGCGGCGCTCTGCTCCATCGCTCGTTTCTGCAACTCGCCCAGCCGGGTGGCGTCCCTCACCGTCAGGTCGTACACGATGTGCTGCTGCCCGTTCTCCTCGTACTCCCGGAACTCGAACTTCGTGACGTCCGGGTCCTTCTTCAGCTCGGCCTCGGTGGCCCGGGCGTCCGTGCGCAGCTCCTCGAGCGGGTCCTTCCCCTGCGTCCGCGCGAG
The sequence above is drawn from the Archangium gephyra genome and encodes:
- a CDS encoding ATP-binding cassette domain-containing protein, with the translated sequence MFELEQVSRRFGGTQALHPLDLRVPEGRTTVLLGPSGCGKSTLLRLMNGLLRPDTGRVLFRGQPLRDEDLLTVRQRMGYALQGGGLFPHLTAEGNTTLMARYLKWPPERVKARLHELVELTRFPRDALGRFPGQLSGGQRQRVSLMRALMLDPDVLLLDEPLGALDPMIRYELQGDLRDIFARLGKTVVLVTHDLGEGAFLGDQVVLMREGRIVQRGPLAELERAPADPFVTRFFQAQRLPFPGGQA
- a CDS encoding cache domain-containing protein, which translates into the protein MRLPRISSWPVALKLSLAFLAAALLPMELTAAYNLHKSLESVRHSTLLNLALFAGTTAARLDQLVTDTGRTVAQISTDMEVESFLSNPQPDSVARASVQRTLQNVVGSNPDIFSVFLLDKAGTCLASTNRDNVGQDYSFRSYHREALAHGSHVSELLTGSTTKEPGIFFSRTVHDGTGALLGVVVLKLRGESLADMVGALRPGEDGHGFVVDEYGVIIGHTNRDLRFRSLTSLSPEVLKLPVFDRRFSSVGIETIQALGWDELGRTMIRAAEPGHTRYTDAQGEGHIVGFAPMKTRPWTVGFELPEAQFSLPLFSLMRSALVSVLLVSLGVSLLSLRLVRGLVRPVLDLTRAARAVQRGDFASPRVAVRTEDELGVLASSFNTMVAGLAERERERDIFGRVVSPEVREKLLGGELRLGGETRNVAVLFSDIRGFSSLSERMDPQGVVALLNEYLTEMAEAVRPYQGYINNFIGDAIVVIFGAPLVQPDIERRAVRAALAMQTRLAALNARRRARGDFPIETGIGICAGEVVAGQIGSPERLLYTVIGDTVNVAARLEALTRDYPQHSILVNPAVVRAVRDEPGLRIESLGPIRLKGRAEPVDVSALHAEDSGTGTPPERLSG
- a CDS encoding DUF481 domain-containing protein → MMVPPPLLIGFVAPRWQRGWVGAWLLALVLLTSVEAAAQIVNVQALFDEATSPLGVSGGAELSLDWRTGSTELLVVRGAVMGQWRTEKHTVLGVVRGEYGYAQDTLIVSRFLEHVRYRYRFTEWLAAETFLQHELDAFRRLRLRGLAGAGPRFTLWSTEAGSLVLGAAVMLEYEQLRNDGEPDAGQERLDPRLSSYVMGRVRLMENMSLVETLYVQPRLTQWRDVRVLNETLLTVEPNKRFIFSMGFVLTYDAAPPATVSRFDTQLRSSIGVKF
- a CDS encoding glycine betaine ABC transporter substrate-binding protein, with protein sequence MRALAAAAVWLVLAACAGAPPEGTAVRVGSKKFTESVILGDMVTQLARSTGARAEHRRELGGTQVLWQALRRGELDLYPEYTGTLRQELFAGRALPDDESLRQALAAEGLRMSAPLGFNDTYALGMKEAEAERLGIRTLSDLREHPELRFGFSNEFMDRGDGWPALRSRYALPQREVRGLDHDLAYRGLESGAIQVTDLYSTDAEIAYYGLRVLEDDLRHFPAYDAVLLYREDLAGRAPEVVTALGRLEGRISEREMVELNARAKLQRVPEPQVAAAFLERELGLTVTVRGDSLGASLWLHTREHLFLVGLSLLAAIAVAVPLGVLVARRPRLGQGVLALAGIIQTVPSLALLVFMIPLLGIGARPAIVALFLYSLLPILRNTAAGLTGIAPEVRESAEALGLPPGARLRLVELPMAAPSILAGIQTSAVINVGTATLGALIGAGGYGQPILTGIRLDDTSLILQGAVPAAVLALLVSGLFELIERLVVPRGLRL